ACCTCATGCATTCAATCATTTTCCTTCGAGGTCACGAAACAAAATCAACCACAAAATATTAACAGCAGATTGTTTTCTCGAGAAACAACCGGAAAATGGAGACGGGAAGAGAGGGGGGAGGGAGAGAGATAGCGCACCCGTTGAAGTTTTTTCTCGATTTCAAGAGTGAGAGCATTGAGATAAGCTGATCTAGGAGGCGTAGAAGAAGCTTTTTCTTTCTCCATTTGATTTAATGCACAATCCGATTCGATTCTTGAAGTTCACAGAAATTACAGCATTTCTCCAACCCTAGAGATCGATCGAAGCAGAAAGCTCTAATTAGCTGCTTAGTTGTTTGGTTGAATAGAAAAAGAGCAGTAGAATTGAATCAAATGGAGAAATTATGACAGATTTTGTGCTGTGGTTTGGATGATTAAGCCCGGAAACGAAAagcaaaagaaagaaatataatTCAGTTCTTTTTTTCGGTAGAATGTAATTCAATTCTTGAAAGTaactatatttattttttcctttCAGTATACTTTatagttttaataataattgaaaaaaaaaaggtcaAGAAAGGGGATGCTGATTGAGTACTAACGTGTCATTTCAAGAAAACGacgaagagagagagagagagaggggaagTGGCGTTGCGTTGCGTTTGAGTGGCCATTGGGATCTGGCTTGTCTTTACATTTTGTCCACGTGTAATAATGGGTGATTTTGGATAACGAATAGGCaagtatttatttgtttattaattttttggtGCAATTTGGTAGAgagtaaaataaaaagttactGAAATaggataaaatataaaatataattttattaaaaagatgatttttttttattcaaaagatAATGTtacttttaaatataatattttatttcgttttaaaattttaattattactataaattttctaaatatttaatatatattatttaaaaaatatataaaaaacaaaaaaaacgggaaaaaaacacgaaaaatagaaaaaacattaaaaataaaaaaaacaataaaaacatgaaaacgaaaaaactataaaaacatgaaaaaagagAGGTGGAAAACAGTAAAAACACAAACTCTAAAAgcgaaaaaaaatattaaaaacacaaaaacaaacggaaaaaaacgaaataaaagtgaaaaatgatgaaaacacgaaaaacatataaacatcttaacacaaaaaaacacgcaaaacatgaaaaaacacacaaaaaatgtgaacggtaaaatacaaaaaaaaatgtagagACGTGGAAAACTATAAAAACGCAAAATAGGAAAAACattgtaaccccctcactaggatcacatgatatctcacacaacatCAGTtacagacatgctttcaattctcaatcatataaacttcaatctcatataaactttacatattatacataagagaaagcatttacaatttacaatacacgtttaagtcattatcttacatagaggatttacaaaacaaaagtacatcacaatactccaaaatgcctaaatgagaatggactgacactgccggtgcgaccttaagcaagaagaactccacctaacctgtaaaatctgttggcaagaagtgagctgcctactcaataaacatattacacatatatgtatatacaaaagtaatgtaaagaacacagatcaaaatatatcatcagtaccaagttagaattttcaatagaaagatcttcacttgtttcacttactatagtaatacttattttagaaaggccttgctgtacttagacaacatatataaaatggtcattgggcccaatctgtattccggctcactaaattcggaatacaatcatctgtgctacggaggagttaaactcaactcacgtactcatatatcttaACACATGTGCTTTCgactcacaatattcggatagcactctcaacttggaccatttcacatatccatctaagcaagctcatattcaaatcttatccaaccattattcagttccagtatgtgcacaaggctcaacatgccgtatttactcataaGACTGCAACATAcccaatcatatcactttcttatcaatcataacgtatcacaaacactcaaacattattcacatcattcacatcagattcaaccacatctcaaactcaacaagtcacaaggcacaatacattcatacacatatataagcaatatgcttaccgtcgcacttggttcgatctattctacaggatcgggtgtgcgttcaattgcaccttgtcctcctaatgtcacataaaatttatacaattagccaTAAcaaaaacttaatgaaaatataaactaatgaatgctatatgatttacaagacactgaCTCCACAAAGTttatgcaatctaatccttttgtcttagatcatcacatgacctacttgaacacattctgccataactttctctatatgaatccaaatacCATGTTTCTTGAACTTACtaaaactagacatatatgggtataacatatccaaaattcacattaatatcgcttcaacacaatatatggcatgaaAATTAATTCtatcctgtttccagccaagaaacagactacccagatttgcatctaccataattcactcaacctagctcacacgaaacacaatggatttccaaatccttttacaggaATATACTttaagtagttaggaacacttttgtatgaATAAACTTTCCCAAATTCTGaatctaaggtcctcaaaatgctacatcaacatggctgcctcacatggcattcaatttcgaggcagtcatgttccatatacgttttcttcatctatatatggaattaaagtcccatattttacagagggtttcataacataTATAGGAAcataatttattctttatttatctTCAAATTTGAATAATATCaagatgaaaaacatgctccaagatgactgaaagcagtaccctatatttctgtttagggcacttgatacatatctttcatttggacaacctataaccactttaaacaacagaaaaactcaacaaactcaatcacaattcatccacaacaaatcctataatcatacctaggtattttagaatctcaaactcatagaaaacaagctaaaatagcatactaaccttcaacttgtgtctatcacctagtatgcttcctaacttgacttgtttggcttgaaaatggaagaaattggaagatttttctttggaggatgttagggtatgaaaaaggaaggtttgctgaagctttggtcgaaattgtggctgaatATCATAAGGATTGAGTTGTGCACATCCTTTTtaaaatgaagaggtgtattttgtcttaatattgggtgacacctcgtgcttgctcacaaacctcaaattcagccctcctaaactgtaagttaattaatttaggacatatgaattcattcattcattcattcattcattcatttaagtcctaactcaattaaccaatcgttacatcttaacgacacattAATCGCCTAgtaatcgcacggtaatcgcattatgcatatgaaacttctactgacaatgagatgaatctaaaatgtatgtattcaattatgaaaacatatatgaatgtgggaagactcatatgttagggttttaagGATGTTACAAACATGtagaaaaaactcataaaaacaagaaaacacaaaaaaaaatgttaaaaacacaaaaatatggaaaacagaaaaacgtgaaaaacgcaaaaaaagagtgaaaatttgttaaaacacgaaaacgtgaaaacacaaaaagtgaaaaaattttgaaaatcacgaaaaataaaaaatattaaaaacaaaaaaaagatgaaaaagtgGGAAAACACGCAAATGtgaaaaaacgcgaaaaacatgaaaaagcgaaaaacacgaaaatgtgaaaaatacgtttattatgttttttcatattttcatgttttttgttttttcgtgttttattgtttttcgcgtttgttcacattttcgtaattttcgtgttttgtcacgttttcgtgttattcacgttattgtattttttcattttttcgcgttttagttttttcggtttttccttttttcgtatttttgtttttttttgcgtttttgtatttttcgcattttgttaccttttcgtgttattcactgCAAGCATGACAAATATTGTATATAATGAAAGAATGAATAACATATTGATTGAATGTCCTGATGAGATGATATGAGATAAAAATAAGGGAACTCATCACTTTAAGctaattcaattagatatattgggttattgtaacCTAATGAATAATAGAATTCAAATActttggtgatcatgaaattccattaaacaaaataattatcatcaagataaATTTGTGTCTAATTCTTAtgattttttatatgtaattgaaGTTTATTAATACAAAGACTAAATGTGCATATCTAACGTATTGAATTTATAAAGTCTCTTGATGTGCAATATTAGAAAAAGTAttgatttattatattttatagcaTTAATAAATTGATGTTGATTCCATTTCAACGTAGATTTATAATTCCTTTATATAATAGAtataatattgatttttttttttgaaaaggtaCAACAACTTTAATTAAATACTGCGATATAAATCTTTACATAATACATGCACCAACCAACTAGGCACGATGAAAGTATCAGACTATATAGCATTGGAATAAGATTGTATAACTAACAGGACGACCTCATTCGCTATACGAGAAATAAAAGACATAAAAATGTATTGACGATTAGAGAGGACCCCTCTACTATCATGGATCATAGCACCAAATTCAGAGATGTCCATGCGGGAAGAGTTGAGAGAATCTTCCACATGTTTCGAGTCACTGTTCGAAACGAAGGCCGCCTGGACCGTCTATGtgctcaaaataaaaaatccaccCCAATTTTCTACGATTAGTCTCTCTAGGCGTTTTATTGACTCCTATGCGATAATGAACTAAAGCATTTTtaattgtgaatttttttttttgctttattataatttatttttaagttgttttgagggaaaattataaaattgggtcaaatgggagacccatttacatatttaactcatttactcaacctactacatatctatactatgtttgtgtgacttttccaaaatacccttaccctttcatcttcccccttCTCCTTTCTGGTTACGCGAACAATTGCTCTTCCCCAAATGATTCTCATACCTTTGATCTTCCTCTTTTCCTTTAAATTGCGCGAAATCCGCACCACTTCTCCAAATCAtcatgtatttctcttcttcctctcttcatcttttgattcttcatcttcctaatcctagaaaacgatgtcatggttcttcatcttcctgttcctgctcatttcttggtttctttcttcttgtgaccatcgaagaaatggtaattctacgttattttcatcgctTTTCCCAGTTCATCATATTGTTTTTGtagaaaaatgtaagtatatactgtTTTCTCTGCGTTTTTTCCCAGAAATTCACTTAGCGTATGccgttttcgcgaagtctgatgggagaaatttatcgacttAACTTCGTGAAACGATGACTACGAGAAGTTTGAgaggtaattcgataaatttctcccacGGACTCCACGTAATCATTGTTTCGTgaagtcagagcgtcacatttctcctcgcagacgttgcgaaatcatcgtttcgctaagtaaaatcatcttccttgcacatttattttCTGCATACTTCTAGAATCCTCATTTTgcgaagccaaatcttcctttttttctgactaacacgattaaatttttctgaaggtggttgaatacataacattcCGCAAGAAGGCGGTGTCCTCGGATGCAGATGGGATGACTTTCCTTCTGATACATGGAGAAATTCTCATCAAGATTGGTCACATTCAACTTTAAAGTGATTAGTTAAGAGTTATTGTGCCAATCTTGTTCTGTACCGTGAGACACATTCATCCCAAAAACTCTGGAcctccatttctcatcccaaaaggtctggacttccaataCAGGGAGAAATTTTCGTCCAGATTCATCAcgttcactttaaaatgatttgttaggagtttattgtggcaatattgctgtaaattttgataatgttatgcttttcatgttgttattgtggcaatcttattgtaaattttgataatgttatgattttaatgttggaaTCCCTTGTTGTTGTGCCTTttgttgttatataccactttgcaaattttgttaaaaacacgtccagatttcgcatatgctaattaaaattatcaactaaaccaaacattagctcgcagacttcgcgaaatcatcgatttcacgaagtcagacgggagggagacaaCCGTGCCGTAAAATTACAAACACATtgagggtattttggaaaagtcacatAAACATAgtttagatatgtaataggttgaataaatgggttaaatatgtaatgGGTCTCCTATTTGacctaattttgtaattttccattgttttaatgatattgttgttgaaatggtgatgtttgcacaattttaaagatatatgttacaaatatatgtgtttttctatattaaataattttatattgttatttttagatagtataatacatattttaattgaatttgtataataatttttttgattaataaataaaaaatataaaactacaaatccgattaatctctAATTAGTATCCGACTAATCCCCAATTAATTCTCGAGGGCatgtccgcccgactagcgcctaacATTGTTTACAACCTTGCGAGTCGGTTTCGATATAAACGTTTTGCACTCCTACCGACAGGAGTCAGCATATTGCCTTCCACAAAGCAATTGCCTTTACGATTGCTGCCGAGAAAACACCCACATAACACGAGCTAAAACATGCCAGAAATGATCTCGCTGCATCACGTCACACAACTCCAACTCCACATCGACCAACATCAGGGAATACCGATGCGTCAATGTTACATTTCACTGCTCCAAGCGAATGTTTTGTCCAACTAGCAATCCTCATGCTACTTGGGCCCGACACCATACTACcctttttggtttttcattgtattctaatatatttcttaattaatcttatatttttattttaaaaaattccaattaaaaaaacaaatatgtaaacatatatatattaaaattaccaAAAGGTACAAATCATTggtttttataaaaataaataaatcattcacatCTAATTaaattctatataaaaaattaatcaatttttattttcaaaactaatttaatttgaaataaaaaatcatctataaaaaattatatattttaatttgaaatataCATAATACACTAGaacattatttaaaaataaaatatatcaatttattttttttttaaatttgcgcagtgcgcttacattaaagaagaaagaaaaatccccactaggctaagagtttcaccacatcaatttatttatttatttatctaaagcATATAAAACTTTCATATTCCGTGGATCACACAAGTTTTCGACTAGTTATAATAGAAGCTCAATACCATATTTGGATTAGTCATTGTTTTTATCGTAATGGAATCATAAATACAccatttagtttttttttacaaatttatataattcccattgcaaaaaaaaaacatgaatccTTATTACGACTAGctcttgtatttttattattaataattattatctataattcttattaaataataaaacaaaaaactagaaaaatatgaaaaacgtaaaaacacaaaaatataaaagtacgaaaaacggaaaaaacataaaaacacaaATAGTGAAAGAACACAAAAAATGGCGAAGAAACTCGGAAAACATAATGGTTTAGCATTCCTTACTTTTTTTTCACCCACACCCAccattcaaaaaaatatataactttCACGATTGAGACGCATTCCAATAGAAGGAAACATaaacaaaaatcaaattaatatcaaACATTCTTTACATTCCTTAACATTATGTACGCATATAGACTTCTGAGAACCAATAAGACATAAAAGAATCGTTACCACGGTCTCtacaaattgatcatttttataaaacaacaaaaatcaaattaataaccacaataaaaaaatcaaattaataactttaactaagcaaatataaaTATTGTAACGATAATTAtgttttatcaaattttttaaCCACCCCGTTTATCTCTCTAATCAGAACCAGTAAATTTATTTAGGAAAAAGGCATTTTGAgcaaactaattttttttttaattttagtctATTGAGAATCTGATATTTCATTTGGATATGGTcagttattttttattatattaggCCGTTAACTTAATACATGTTTTGATCCATGAGTGTGATTTACCCTAAAAGTAGCACAAACTAACTTAAtacattaacaaaaaaaatgggtTTCATTTCAGAAGCTCATTTCACAAAGGAGTTGGGAGTCTCAGACTAAATTTGTCAAACAAATATTGATTATTTGCAGATTGACTCAGTCCAGAATCCACAAAAGGTATTTACAATCATTAGGAAATAAGCTCAACTTTACAAAGATGCAATTACCGAGTAAATGGTGATTCCAAAAGACAATACAAGCCATTGTGCATCTAATCAACTCAGAATTTATGCACTGTACAAATGACCAAATTTCCAAGGAAATTATAAATTCACTCACCAGCCCATTAGTGTTCTTCTAACAGTATCTACAATCTGATTTCTAGTTGCACTAGTAGATGATTGAAATTTTCCATTCTCCTCCAGAAGAAATCTGTAAACCTCCCATTCCCGATCCGACGTTGAATATCTTCCAATTTCAGCCTACAGACAAGACAACGCTGCAATTTGTTACACATACTTCACACAATAGTTCACATTTATTCTATTGATATACTCAGAGAAAGTAAAGCCAATGGCTTAGCTATTTCACTGaacatttaacaaacatataCAAATTTTTTCATGCATCAGTCTTCTTACCGAGAATACGCAGATCCCAAGTGATTTTAGAGCAAGTGTAACATCGTAGAAAACTCGTGGTCTTCCCTTTCCAGATAGTTCAACTGGATTAGCAACCAGAAGTTCAGTATCAGGACCTCGGTTTGCAATAATCACGCGTAACGGGTGAAGCATTTCCACCTTCAATCGAGAGCACAATCCATTTTTCTTCTCAGGATCCACAATCTTCTTCCCATCCTTCTGCTGAATAAATAAATCTAAATCACGATATCCATTTTTCTTTGGTGAAAATCGGCCATAAGATATCTGGAAAAAGAGAGAATGAACTATAGTAATTAATATTAGGAAACATTATATCAGTGTGAAAAATCAGAACAACTCCATCAAGGTAAGAGATGCGACAATCTAGTATGCGGGTACATTGATAGAGAAGTATGAACCTACAAAATTGAGGTCAATAAACTCCAATAATATCATTTCTTCAGCTAGGTATGATTCCCATTTCCCACAATAGGATAGCTAACATTCAAAAAATTGACAGAGCTAATGCTTCTAATCCAGAGGATAAGAAGTTTAATACTGGCAACCTAAGCATCTGGGAAATGAATATGGAATGCACCAATAGATACCTGAATATTGCAGTCTTTCAAAGTTCTCATTATATCATAAAGAAGACCCTTGTGATCAACGCAATGTACTTGTAGCAATGTATGAGCAGGGCTCAGTGAATTGTCTATAGATACATTGGCCTTTTTCAATTTTGACATATCAGGGCTAAGAACTTGTGAATGGATTTCTTTATCTGATATCTCAAAATGAAATAATTCTTCTGCAATAACTGGGGAAAGTGAAGATATGCCCTGATGACATTCATACTCTGGGCCTGTCAGCTCAAGTTCGCAGCTGATACATGATTCACCTAATACAACATGCAATTGTTCACATGTCTCGTCTTGTCGTTTCTTTGTGTGTAGCAACTCCCTGGAATAACGTTTATAGCACATAATAGCAATTAATAAGCAGAATGAAGTtttgcctactagattttgatTCAAAACTTCCCCATGTTTCATAAAGTAGATTTGTACATTGACAACAAATTGACTCCAGCCAAAGCTGCTATCTACGAATCCATGTCAATTTCACTAGTTCTGTTCATAAGGATTTTGGAACCTCAGTGTAAGGGGGGGACAAATGGTTCCAAAGAGTTGGCCCGGTGACACTCAACAAGGAAATAGAAACACCAACCCCTACATAACGAAAGGAGGCACAGCCAAAGAGAGAAACATATCAAACTGAATATTAAGCAGACCGCATCTTCATTTAATCACCCATCCAAGTCCTTATATTCAACAAAAACTTCACAAGATTGCAAATAAGTTAAAAGATGGCAAGTAAGGAGTGGTCCAAATAGGAGCTTCAGGACCTCGTAGTCATTGATTAATGGAATGCAATGCATGAAATGCGAGAAGTTTACAGCTATAAATTTGATAATGTTCCTTATTCAGTTCAAACTCTTACATTGACCTCCTAAAAATCAT
The window above is part of the Euphorbia lathyris chromosome 3, ddEupLath1.1, whole genome shotgun sequence genome. Proteins encoded here:
- the LOC136224248 gene encoding ACT domain-containing protein ACR9-like, with the protein product MGIPCDDAVLIEKGNKPGEPHVITVNCPDSTGLACDICRTILDFGLYITKGDVSTDGKWCYVVFWVVPHSPSLVRWSSLKNRLLSICPSCSVSFFFNQQPASSTSSPVYLLKFFCLDRKGLLHDVTQVLSELEFTIQRVKVTTTPDGRVLDLFFITDNKELLHTKKRQDETCEQLHVVLGESCISCELELTGPEYECHQGISSLSPVIAEELFHFEISDKEIHSQVLSPDMSKLKKANVSIDNSLSPAHTLLQVHCVDHKGLLYDIMRTLKDCNIQISYGRFSPKKNGYRDLDLFIQQKDGKKIVDPEKKNGLCSRLKVEMLHPLRVIIANRGPDTELLVANPVELSGKGRPRVFYDVTLALKSLGICVFSAEIGRYSTSDREWEVYRFLLEENGKFQSSTSATRNQIVDTVRRTLMGW